Proteins co-encoded in one Coregonus clupeaformis isolate EN_2021a chromosome 17, ASM2061545v1, whole genome shotgun sequence genomic window:
- the LOC121586271 gene encoding zinc finger and BTB domain-containing protein 22 isoform X2 — MDHGCIVSGAPAGPVVQVCFPSVRAAVLDSLNRQREEGRLCDLSIQVQGQVFRAHRCVLAASSPYFHDQVLLKNVTTVSLPSVMDPVAFESVLSSAYTGQLSIVRDDIVNYVTVASFLQMWHIVDKCTEILKRPRPLAECNPGDVAAGTHHGASSRQQSPSSTDCLYMEREGKEKEKRTYGQEQNALPPLATWRRPHQFPRWGHPRPSPQPAISMPVQHLADSQLDSHPAGESDYSSCEEVWMSSHSKASPLGHHDGRGLDHSHTRHGGFPGEALRLRPRLRQRAAPPSAEKLHGRDRGSGEGFGEEPQEKRGTERGIEANEGMGEELEEEKREGPERRGHSDFHTSVHQGEEGGQPEGRKSSGELQKKEERQLGRCSALTSPHAGEPDEVIPGPSCSAPTPSTQMQWQASPWSQQVARPQAGEEDYRREDDKEDDEEEVDFGRFADGAFRRETYDEIEDGTGQVSQRPLVPACPDDNDFVLGAPELNWPNGANMTHGGGTPTPTSSCHLSPSPAPFPPSSSPPIPSSSSSVSLAGAPYTGKVHFCHCGKAYTLKSMRDRHVKMQHLNLRPFACPVCAKSFKMKHHLTKHLKTHGGLRPYECGLCGKKVIWRDSFLRHQARCERLAASYDGAAASSNTTEAADMDDGYAYGFEEGEVYFSQGGQVKVEQADFQGEAESGMSALLGGEVGAEIGSQSRTVVSHSFKEEASDRFSS; from the exons ATGGATCACGGCTGCATTGTCTCTGGTGCTCCTGCTGGCCCGGTGGTCCAAGTATGTTTCCCCAGTGTGCGTGCAGCAGTTTTGGACAGCCTGAATCGACAGCGGGAGGAGGGCCGGCTCTGTGACCTTTCAATCCAGGTGCAGGGACAGGTGTTCAGGGCCCACCGCTGTGTGCTGGCTGCCTCCTCGCCATACTTTCATGATcag GTGTTGCTGAAGAATGTGACGACAGTTTCTCTGCCCTCTGTCATGGACCCTGTGGCCTTTGAAAGTGTCCTGAGttcagcctacaccggccaactGAGCATAGTGCGTGATGACATTGTCAACTACGTGACGGTAGCCAGCTTTCTCCAGATGTGGCATATAGTTGACAAATGCACAGAGATCCTGAAGAGACCTCGACCTCTAGCAGAATGCAACCCTGGGGATGTTGCAGCTGGCACACACCATGGTGCCTCCTCAAGGCAGCAGTCCCCAAGCAGCACTGACTGCCTatacatggagagagaggggaaagagaaggagaagaggaccTACGGCCAGGAGCAGAATGCTCTGCCTCCATTGGCCACGTGGAGGAGGCCCCATCAGTTCCCCAGGTGGGGCCACCCCAGGCCCTCACCCCAGCCAGCCATTTCCATGCCTGTCCAGCACCTAGCTGACTCACAGCTGGACTCCCACCCTGCTGGGGAGAGTGACTACTCCAGCTGTGAGGAGGTGTGGATGTCCAGCCACAGCAAAGCCAGCCCCCTAGGACATCAtgatgggagaggactggaccATAGCCACACCAGGCATGGGGGGTTTCCTGGTGAGGCATTGAGACTGAGACCTAGACTGAGACAGAGGGCAGCACCACCAAGTGCTGAGAAACTGCATGGCAGGGATAGAGGAAGTGGAGAGGGCTTTGGAGAAGAGCCTCAGGAGAAGAGGGGGACTGAAAGAGGGATTGAAGCAAATGAAGGAATGGGAGAAGAgttggaagaggagaagagggagggtcCTGAGCGGAGAGGACACTCTG ACTTCCACACTAGTGTACACCAaggtgaggagggaggacagCCAGAGGGGAGAAAGAGCTCAGGGGAGCTgcagaagaaagaggagagacagtTGGGGAGATGCTCAGCCCTGACTTCTCCCCATGCTGGGGAACCAGATGAGGTGATTCCTGGACCCTCCTGCTCAGCTCCTACACCATCGACCCAAATGCAGTGGCAGGCCAGTCCCTGGTCTCAGCAAGTAGCTAGGCCGCAAGCTGGAGAGGAAGACTACAGAAGAGAAGACGACAAAGAAGATGACGAGGAGGAAGTGGACTTTGGCCGATTTGCGGATGGTGCCTTTCGAAGGGAAACCTATGATGAGATTGAGGATGGCACCGGACAGGTTTCTCAGAGACCCTTAGTACCTGCCTGTCCTGATGACAATGACTTTGTCCTGGGGGCCCCAGAGTTGAACTGGCCCAATGGGGCAAACATGACCCATGGTGGTGGTACCCCAACCCCCACCTCCAGCTGCCACCTGTCCCCATCCCCTGCTCCATTCCCCCCTTCCTCCTCACCCCCCATCCCATCTTCCTCCTCGTCCGTCTCCCTTGCCGGGGCCCCTTACACAGGAAAAGTGCACTTCTGCCACTGTGGGAAGGCCTACACACTGAAGAGTATGCGCGACCGCCACGTCAAGATGCAGCACCTCAACCTGCGGCCCTTCGCTTGCCCCGTGTGCGCCAAGAGCTTCAAGATGAAGCACCACCTGACCAAGCACCTGAAGACCCACGGCGGGCTGCGGCCCTATGAGTGTGGCCTGTGTGGGAAGAAGGTCATCTGGAGGGACAGTTTCCTGCGCCACCAGGCCCGCTGTGAGAGACTGGCCGCCAGCTATGATGGAGCCGCTGCCAGTAGTAACACCACAGAGGCCGCTGACATGGATGATGGTTATGCCTATGGGTTCGAGGAGGGGGAGGTTTATTTTTCACAGGGTGGGCAGGTGAAAGTGGAGCAGGCAGACTTTCAAGGGGAGGCAGAGTCTGGGATGAGTGCGTTGTTAGGGGGTGAGGTTGGGGCTGAAATAGGCTCTCAGTCAAGGACTGTGGTTAGTCACAGCTTTAAGGAGGAAGCCAGTGACAGGTTTAGTAGCTGA
- the LOC121586271 gene encoding zinc finger and BTB domain-containing protein 22 isoform X1, translating into MDHGCIVSGAPAGPVVQVCFPSVRAAVLDSLNRQREEGRLCDLSIQVQGQVFRAHRCVLAASSPYFHDQVLLKNVTTVSLPSVMDPVAFESVLSSAYTGQLSIVRDDIVNYVTVASFLQMWHIVDKCTEILKRPRPLAECNPGDVAAGTHHGASSRQQSPSSTDCLYMEREGKEKEKRTYGQEQNALPPLATWRRPHQFPRWGHPRPSPQPAISMPVQHLADSQLDSHPAGESDYSSCEEVWMSSHSKASPLGHHDGRGLDHSHTRHGGFPGEALRLRPRLRQRAAPPSAEKLHGRDRGSGEGFGEEPQEKRGTERGIEANEGMGEELEEEKREGPERRGHSVDFHTSVHQGEEGGQPEGRKSSGELQKKEERQLGRCSALTSPHAGEPDEVIPGPSCSAPTPSTQMQWQASPWSQQVARPQAGEEDYRREDDKEDDEEEVDFGRFADGAFRRETYDEIEDGTGQVSQRPLVPACPDDNDFVLGAPELNWPNGANMTHGGGTPTPTSSCHLSPSPAPFPPSSSPPIPSSSSSVSLAGAPYTGKVHFCHCGKAYTLKSMRDRHVKMQHLNLRPFACPVCAKSFKMKHHLTKHLKTHGGLRPYECGLCGKKVIWRDSFLRHQARCERLAASYDGAAASSNTTEAADMDDGYAYGFEEGEVYFSQGGQVKVEQADFQGEAESGMSALLGGEVGAEIGSQSRTVVSHSFKEEASDRFSS; encoded by the exons ATGGATCACGGCTGCATTGTCTCTGGTGCTCCTGCTGGCCCGGTGGTCCAAGTATGTTTCCCCAGTGTGCGTGCAGCAGTTTTGGACAGCCTGAATCGACAGCGGGAGGAGGGCCGGCTCTGTGACCTTTCAATCCAGGTGCAGGGACAGGTGTTCAGGGCCCACCGCTGTGTGCTGGCTGCCTCCTCGCCATACTTTCATGATcag GTGTTGCTGAAGAATGTGACGACAGTTTCTCTGCCCTCTGTCATGGACCCTGTGGCCTTTGAAAGTGTCCTGAGttcagcctacaccggccaactGAGCATAGTGCGTGATGACATTGTCAACTACGTGACGGTAGCCAGCTTTCTCCAGATGTGGCATATAGTTGACAAATGCACAGAGATCCTGAAGAGACCTCGACCTCTAGCAGAATGCAACCCTGGGGATGTTGCAGCTGGCACACACCATGGTGCCTCCTCAAGGCAGCAGTCCCCAAGCAGCACTGACTGCCTatacatggagagagaggggaaagagaaggagaagaggaccTACGGCCAGGAGCAGAATGCTCTGCCTCCATTGGCCACGTGGAGGAGGCCCCATCAGTTCCCCAGGTGGGGCCACCCCAGGCCCTCACCCCAGCCAGCCATTTCCATGCCTGTCCAGCACCTAGCTGACTCACAGCTGGACTCCCACCCTGCTGGGGAGAGTGACTACTCCAGCTGTGAGGAGGTGTGGATGTCCAGCCACAGCAAAGCCAGCCCCCTAGGACATCAtgatgggagaggactggaccATAGCCACACCAGGCATGGGGGGTTTCCTGGTGAGGCATTGAGACTGAGACCTAGACTGAGACAGAGGGCAGCACCACCAAGTGCTGAGAAACTGCATGGCAGGGATAGAGGAAGTGGAGAGGGCTTTGGAGAAGAGCCTCAGGAGAAGAGGGGGACTGAAAGAGGGATTGAAGCAAATGAAGGAATGGGAGAAGAgttggaagaggagaagagggagggtcCTGAGCGGAGAGGACACTCTG TAGACTTCCACACTAGTGTACACCAaggtgaggagggaggacagCCAGAGGGGAGAAAGAGCTCAGGGGAGCTgcagaagaaagaggagagacagtTGGGGAGATGCTCAGCCCTGACTTCTCCCCATGCTGGGGAACCAGATGAGGTGATTCCTGGACCCTCCTGCTCAGCTCCTACACCATCGACCCAAATGCAGTGGCAGGCCAGTCCCTGGTCTCAGCAAGTAGCTAGGCCGCAAGCTGGAGAGGAAGACTACAGAAGAGAAGACGACAAAGAAGATGACGAGGAGGAAGTGGACTTTGGCCGATTTGCGGATGGTGCCTTTCGAAGGGAAACCTATGATGAGATTGAGGATGGCACCGGACAGGTTTCTCAGAGACCCTTAGTACCTGCCTGTCCTGATGACAATGACTTTGTCCTGGGGGCCCCAGAGTTGAACTGGCCCAATGGGGCAAACATGACCCATGGTGGTGGTACCCCAACCCCCACCTCCAGCTGCCACCTGTCCCCATCCCCTGCTCCATTCCCCCCTTCCTCCTCACCCCCCATCCCATCTTCCTCCTCGTCCGTCTCCCTTGCCGGGGCCCCTTACACAGGAAAAGTGCACTTCTGCCACTGTGGGAAGGCCTACACACTGAAGAGTATGCGCGACCGCCACGTCAAGATGCAGCACCTCAACCTGCGGCCCTTCGCTTGCCCCGTGTGCGCCAAGAGCTTCAAGATGAAGCACCACCTGACCAAGCACCTGAAGACCCACGGCGGGCTGCGGCCCTATGAGTGTGGCCTGTGTGGGAAGAAGGTCATCTGGAGGGACAGTTTCCTGCGCCACCAGGCCCGCTGTGAGAGACTGGCCGCCAGCTATGATGGAGCCGCTGCCAGTAGTAACACCACAGAGGCCGCTGACATGGATGATGGTTATGCCTATGGGTTCGAGGAGGGGGAGGTTTATTTTTCACAGGGTGGGCAGGTGAAAGTGGAGCAGGCAGACTTTCAAGGGGAGGCAGAGTCTGGGATGAGTGCGTTGTTAGGGGGTGAGGTTGGGGCTGAAATAGGCTCTCAGTCAAGGACTGTGGTTAGTCACAGCTTTAAGGAGGAAGCCAGTGACAGGTTTAGTAGCTGA